From the genome of Setaria viridis chromosome 1, Setaria_viridis_v4.0, whole genome shotgun sequence:
GTTCGTGATACTCTAAAGATTGAAGGGTCATACTGCGATTTGGCATATAGAGGTTCGGAACCGAAGGGGTAGGCTCGGAGGCGTGGGGATTGGAGTACTATTTGATTAGGTTCGGATTACATGATGGTGCAGGTGCACGAGCAAAACACCAAGCACGGAGCCTGACCAATCACATGAACTGAGAAGATGACGTGGCCGCGAGTGGCTGGGGAGGTGCGGTGCTCGCTGTTCGCCATGGGATTCGTGAAAGGATAGGGTGAGCTGGTTACCTTTCACAGTGACGATGTCTCGCACGTTCCGTGTTCCTCTGAGGCCCCGGCTCTTTGTTGCCTCCCCTGCGTGGCCTAGCCGCCTAGGTGTGGCGATTTTGTCCGTGGCCTAGCGCTTGCGCAGAGCGTGGCCACAGCGGAGGCCACAGCCAGAAGCGGCGCAGAAGAGGGGACACGATGCGGTGGCCGGACCGGACGGTGAGGCCACTCAAGGCTGCTCTGGGGCCTGCGTGTTTACACGGCAGTACAGCCCGGAACAGCTCGCCCAGCGAATCCCGTCCGTCGATCCTGCGCAGGCGGTCCCGATCCGCGCAGCTCGCCGTGGACGCCGCGAGCCAGCCGTGGGGTAGTTGAGTGGAAACGGAAGACGGGGAGGCGCGGTTCGGCGGTTAGCTTACGGCGCAGCGCGCAGGTGAAGAAAACATTTTACTATTCGGATCGGTCATTTTCTTTCCGTTGTCTTCCTTGTTTCTTCCACGACCAGAGAACACGTTTTTTGGCTGGCGTGTTAATGCGTGACGGAATGGGACCGGGTGATATTTTTTTATGGTGGCCTTTTGGGCATCCTGTTCGTGTTTCCACTGCTCCGTTCTGTGGGCGATTAGTCGAGCGACTAGTCTTCTCTTACCTCACGGTTTAGAGGTTGATTGGGTTGGTGCTGGTAATTTTTGTACTTCCGATGTTGTGATAGTAACGGCTTGCCTCGCCTAGGTTAGCAATATCCTATTCCTATCACTCTATTGAAGGACTCGGCATCAACCATTTCGCTTTACTAAGGCTTGTTTGGAACCTAGTAGGAATAGGAAAATATGAGAGATGTAAACTAAGTGCGGTCTTTCTTGTAGTGGAAGTTAGTTTGAATCGGCGCTATACTTTAGAGGTAGATGACACGCCCATCAAAGGGAAGCATCTGAAATGGCTTCGTCAATCCATGATCAAGATCTACTAGCTAAATCTTTTAGAAATAAATAGACTTTGCATGTATTTATAGAGATGAGCGCGTGTATAATTTTTAAACTTGTTTCACATTGTCATCTAGCGCTCAAAACTCTTAGAATGAATGCAAGGATCAACAAACTTGTTTAAGTGTGATACTCAAGGTAGGAAGTATcataattggaaaaaaaaacttagttTAGGTGGCACATAAACATGGCATTTGATATGCAATATACATGATTGCAACGACGGTATCAAATTTATACTCGAACGAATGTTCGTAAGCGTTCTCTCTCGCGACCCTTCTCTTTTCCCCGCTACAGTAAAGAGAGGTGAACCGGAGGCGAGCGCTGTTCCGGCGCCAATCTCTCCGGTCCCCCCTCTTCTCCGGTGGCCCCGTCGGCGCCGGAGAGGGAAGGGAACCGGGGGATTTGGTTGTCCGGCTGTATAGCTCCTAGTCTAGCCTAGATATAGATAGAGTAGCTTAGGGTTTCCCGGgatgtcgccggcggcgatgtcTTGCGGACTTGTCTTCCCCGGAGGCAGAGACGGAGATGATGGCGGGTCTCGCGTGTTCTCCGACGCTTCCTTTGGGCTTGtcttccccggcggcggcggcggcggcactgctTCGGGTCAAGATTCAAGGAGGAGGTTTGTGCTCTGTCTTTTGGATGGGATGGAGCTGTTGTGCTTCCCTTTGGGCAGCTTCTTTTTCCGGGTTGCGagttcgtcggcggcggcggatttgGTTTCCGGTTGGGTTGCTTTGGTGCTCCATGGCGGCCTGATGCGGACGGTTCGGTTTCTGTGCTGCTGTTGCTCTCTTGGCAAGTGTCAGAACTGTGTTCTGGAACGCACTGGGGGTGGAGAGAAGGGGTTGTGAAGATTGGGAAGCTTGACGGCCGATGTTCGTTTACCGAGGACTTCTGGCGGCTTACCTTTGTGCGTCCGCTTCTTTGTCTGGATGCGAGGTAACGACGGTGGTGGTGCGTTCTGGAGTGCAGCGATGCAGTTCGAGGAGCAGCATAGGCAGGCAGTTCCGACGAAAATGAAGAAGGGATTCGTTGTAATTTCTCAGTTACAAGGGGCCCTTTTGGAAAAAGGGATGCACTTGTACTTGTTTCTGTTCTCTTTTAATATGACGTTATCCcttctcgcaaaaaaaaaaatgttcttcTTGTTTCATCATCACTAGTGATTTTAGCGGCCATGGGCCACGAATCAACACTAGGATTAGGCATCCTGTGTGCACAAAAGTTAGGGAGGACATTACATTATTTTGGTAGAGCTATACGGAGAGGCGAGGAGTTGGAGCAATACCCATGCCTTGGCACTATTCAAACGTGTTCAAGTGACCCAACtgcctttataaaaaaaaaagtgatcaACTGCTCACTGTTAGCGACACCAGGTGCAGGCTTGCAATAGTAGCAGTCTGCAACAGTACACACAAAAATCAAGAGCATCTGAAACAAAGCGCCAGAATTGACATTGCTCTAGTCTAGCAAAAACAACCACCGAAAACCGATTGGAAGAACATTGATCGAACATTCGTACAACACATAATTAACGTATCTTGTCAATTAATCGCCCATCGGATGGGCAGGTCCGGTCGCAATTAACAACCCAAATGATCTTAACCATTGTCCAGACAGACAGACATGGCGATAATCTACGTTTTCAATCTTGGTACGGCGGCAGCAGCATGCACTTGACAGATTCCCATGAGCTGAAATGCGCCCACAAAGCGCCGCCTAGCCCTGCTGCATGgtggcgccgtcgccgtggcgCTCCATGACCCGGCGcatcgccagcgccgccgcctcgctggCCCGCAGCGTCCCGCTCGCCATGATCGCCGCGAACTCCCTCATCACCTCCTCCTGCACCTTCCCCCTCGCGCTCCCGAGCGGGTCAGCTGCAGGAGCGGGAGCAGAAGCGGGAGCGGCAGCTTCCTTCGAAgcctcagccgccgccgccggcggcgcgggctctTCCCGCTTGACGGCGGCCTTATcgggcgccggcggcacggAGACGGAGGCGGGCGTGGGCACGAACTGCGTGGCCTGCGGCGCGGCGTTGTTCCGCAGGGTGGACTCGAGGTTCTGGATCATGGGCATGATCAGCGGGCCCATGGGGCTGGACATGACCTCGGAGGGGAGGTTGAGGATGTACTCGGGGatgccggcgccgacgaggaacTGCGCGACCTCGTTGCTGAAGTTGTTGCAGTTGTGGGTGAGGAGGCGGTACGTCTCCGCCGTGAAGCGCGGCGCGATGTCGCGGAGGTAGTCCTCGAAGACCTCGCGCGGGACGTGCGTGACGCCCAGCTCCACCACCCGCATCGGCCGCCCGTACGGCGTCGAGCCCGCCGGCGTCGACTGGATCCCGCCGCCGAAGAAGTACTCGTTCCCGTAAACCACCACGCCCGTGTGCCTGTCGGTCGATCGCCACAGGAACAGTCAGCCGAGGTTTCCAGATCCGAGGAAGGGCGAAGGGGAGGATGGGGAACGCGGCGGGCGGGCTCACCAGATGGCCTCGATGGGCTTGCCGAGGAAGGAGGTGGAGAGCTGCCGGGCGAGGCCGTTGCTC
Proteins encoded in this window:
- the LOC117841528 gene encoding uncharacterized protein, whose protein sequence is MAEEGYKVTLNVYDLSNGLARQLSTSFLGKPIEAIWHTGVVVYGNEYFFGGGIQSTPAGSTPYGRPMRVVELGVTHVPREVFEDYLRDIAPRFTAETYRLLTHNCNNFSNEVAQFLVGAGIPEYILNLPSEVMSSPMGPLIMPMIQNLESTLRNNAAPQATQFVPTPASVSVPPAPDKAAVKREEPAPPAAAAEASKEAAAPASAPAPAADPLGSARGKVQEEVMREFAAIMASGTLRASEAAALAMRRVMERHGDGATMQQG